A portion of the Scleropages formosus chromosome 15, fSclFor1.1, whole genome shotgun sequence genome contains these proteins:
- the rd3l gene encoding protein RD3-like: MPLFGWMKWPRGEPERVEAEHEEGSTKPPGPGPGCTLMRELLWHVEERERLARQVELRNRLAHSTLGYHWLQSYASLRSLIPPSERRQLEHLCAQIQPAQTATVLSRFREVLASNNILPWELVYVFKQVLRDFLDKDAEDDEDQPQPQPMEAWTNRYQMKQGFVTPTVPDCSDQQREEIPTISSYVDRSMRGALPYAAHRDWDLPYYYPAPCRCPEAYSTTL, from the exons ATGCCTTTGTTCGGCTGGATGAAGTGGCcccgcggggagccggagcggGTGGAAGCAGAGCACGAAGAGGGCAGCACCAAACCGCCAGGGCCGGGTCCCGGCTGCACGCTGATGCGTGAGCTGCTGTGGCACGTGGAGGAGCGCGAGCGGCTGGCCCGCCAGGTGGAGCTGCGAAACCGTCTGGCCCACAGCACACTGGGGTACCACTGGCTGCAAAGCTACGCCAGCCTGCGGTCTCTGATACCCCCATCAGAGCGGCGGCAGCTAGAGCACCTTTGTGCACAAATCCAGCCAGCACAAACAGCCACTGTACTCTCCAG GTTCCGTGAGGTGCTTGCAAGCAACAACATTCTCCCCTGGGAGCTGGTGTACGTCTTCAAACAGGTGCTGAGGGATTTTCTAGACAAGGACGCAGAAGACGACGAAGACCAGCCCCAACCGCAGCCCATGGAGGCCTGGACCAACCGCTACCAAATGAAACAGGGTTTTGTCACACCCACGGTGCCCGACTGCAGCGATCAGCAGCGGGAGGAGATCCCCACCATCTCGAGCTACGTGGACCGCAGCATGCGCGGCGCTCTTCCTTACGCCGCCCACAGGGACTGGGACCTGCCCTACTACTACCCCGCGCCGTGCCGCTGCCCCGAGGCCTACAGCACCACGCTGTGA